Within Sorghum bicolor cultivar BTx623 chromosome 2, Sorghum_bicolor_NCBIv3, whole genome shotgun sequence, the genomic segment GCGTGGAGGGCCTgttcgccgctctcgtcctctcgaccGTCCATCATCTCAGAGTCCTCCCGCTGATGTCTCGGccactgaggatggatgagatgggtcccGGCATTTCGTCCCGGGACCTTGAGGCGTgctggatgtccaacgaggctccggcagacgatgaagtcgcggcccgggtcagggcggccgtcgccggcgacttccagccggaacatgtcaatggcttccctatgaggcctgacGAAGGGTCCATTGATCGGGTAAGTTCTCTTTCTGCACATGGtttcgattctgggtttcctttgaTTCCTCTTTAAGCTAGTCTTCGCTCTCGTAGGGACCGATCGACGTTCGGTCCtcaaggcctccagtaaaggaggacggggCCGACCGTGACAAGCGGCCACAATCCGCGGAGaagctgaagtccgccaaggacttaGAGAAAaaagggaagaagaagaagaatctcgaccgccaatccttagaggcgcgtcgagccaagtcTAGGCAAAGGGGGGAGCCCGAGGATGAATCCCCCAGTGAAGACGACGGCGGAGACGGCGATGacaacagcgacgactccgatgggatggcgtctcgcctcgaccggatcctcgagggcccgcctcgaggcgacgtcgacgccccgcggACGGGAGCGCCAAAGGAGGGGCCAGACGGATCTCACCGCACCCGCactgacacccctcccgcgcatGCGCCAAGTCGGGCTGTCCCGCACCACCAACCTCCCCCTGTTCCAAAGGCGGGTGGTcgggctaagccccaggcgatggggccgttgacccgtggccgcgccgcggcctccgaaaaGGTAGACACCGGCCGCAGGAGCACTAGTCCCGGCGCTCGTCAGGTGGGAGATGCTGGACCAAGGCCTGCGCCTACccgtgaggggcctggagccttgacgcggggtggttcgaggcccaccggtcgaggtaccggcaggcgagccgttctccctgtggggtaagttcttcgacGCTTTTGATTCTCATCCTCATGTTTCTTCGCGTTTTCTCGTATAACGGTCTCCCTTATGCCCATTTCTCTTTcctcaggctgaagcggacgcttgagcaggcccagccttcaatggcgaaaaggctcaaggtgggagcgACCTCCAGGGATTCAGGTTAGTAGCTTATTCCCGTCGTTATGGGAGTTATGTCGTTCTGGTGATGACTGACCTTTGCTTTAGTGTGTTTTACAGGAtcctccgaccctcgaccgccgACCGGTGCTGAGAGCGCCCCGCCCAGTCCCCTGGCGGGTGAGTCTGCCCTGTCGTCACCAAAATGGGCCGAGGCGCCTCAGCCCCACGGgtaagagggagcccccgagcctccccgatcgggggttgTGGCCTCTCCCACCGCGAGACGGACtccttggcccatcgggctccactctGTCGAAGAGCAGAGGAGGAAAGAGGAAAAAGAGCGTGAGCAGGAGAAGCGGCATCAACCGCAGGAGGAACAGCAGCCGCTGCCAACGGGAGGAGAGGTGGGGTGGCCGTCAGCAGGTccccagctcgaggagctgctggagcaggaccgTCGCCAGGAGCCGCAGGAGccccaggagcagcagcagcagaggggcCAGCAGTCGGAGGaaccgctcgagcctcctccccaCGGTCCGCCccaaccggtactaccggcgccgcaagagcccgggaaccaggaggagggtctgctagttttcggccctccgaccccggcgtggctccgtccaggtgcgcctgccgcgatcccagcagagtcggggcgggcggaaGGCGTGGTGGCGCTCACCTGCATGATGTgcacccccgtcgaccccgagtccgagattaggaggacgatctacggcatagaCGGAATCGCCCCAGGATTCCTCTGGgagcgtcggtcgtgggaggaccatattcccgccgaggaggacgaggttgGAACATCGGGCGGTGGTGGAGGTGGCGAAACCGGGACctagaagacggtggacgacgatggGCAGTTCCCTTCCCTCATTgacttgttcctgcgccacggggggtcactcgagaccgtcgaggaactCATCCGTGGCATCAAGGCGTGGGCCGACCTGGAGATGGAGAATtggtgccccgaccggatccgcatccgggcttccaccgatccgtctgagCCCAATATCTTTCTGGACGAttggaaggaggccgagaagtgggagcacgtcgaggagctccgcctttggatgaaacacacggtggggctcctgtcggacgttgTTAACAACAGGCTCGgaccggcctactttgtaagtatttCCTAGTATTTTAATCTTTATGGAATGTTCGGTTTTGTGTTTTAACTGCTCGATCACCGGTTCGCAGGACCTAAAAGagacctcctgaattaagtcgagcttcatccacgccacgagaggcggctgggagcagctccccatcctcaaggaccaactcctggagtcacaggagaaactcctcaaggcttataaagagctcttggcgctcgaggaggagaagaaggagagggaggctgctctggtcgaggttcgagaggcctcaaggaaggctaTGGAAGAGGCTACGCGACTGAGGGAGAGGACCATGACGGTTGAAGAagccgcgtccaaagcccgggacgAGGCCTTGACCTACAAGAATGCGGCTCCCGACctcgacaaggagaagggcctccttcaGACTGAACTCGCTTCCGCCTGAGAAtccttccagaggatgaaggtAGAGTGCGTGAATGGCGAGATCGCCaagagcgccgcggaggaggccaagaagaaggccctcgaagatctcgaggaggagcgggatcgatcccgcagcctttctgatgatgttgatcgtctgaagagagcgctgCGAGAGAAAGACGGGGCCATCGCGCAAGCCAACAAGGCAATCGAAGATCTACGtgtcgccaacaccgagctagcacgctccaacagagaggtcgagagggccaacactaacttggtcggcgagaacacggctctagaggagagcatccgtGGTATGTTTTCTACTATCGAGTTTCTTTTCTGAGGTGTGCTTGGTGTTATCTGATTTCTTCATGTCGGTCCTTGCAGGACTCAAAGACGAGCTGCTAGccacccaagtcgaggcccggtCCATCAAgacccagctcgagggggaggttgcctTGAATGGTCGTCTACggactgcgataagcgaccttTCGACCTCCTGGGAGCTTGAGCCTATTGATGAGTCAAGGGAGGAGGCTTGAGGCGACGCACTcgtcgaccagctatgctaccttggagctacgctgagggaccgggtgcgggacgctcttcaCATCgaagtgaagcgggcgatggcggtagtctgctcgggcttttcctacgacatggatgtggtgtcccacggctttgttacagacatctccaagactgacgcaGAGAAAGAGGAGGGGCTCCaggccttgatcgacgacgcagaggttACTGGGGAGAGGTTGGCTAAGTTGTTTGAGCCAGAagtacttcctcctgagactagctcaggcgcgggTGAGGATGGTGCGGGTCGagacgcggactgaggcctgcaagCCTACTCTGGGTGCTAAGGCCCTCTGTATAGTACTTTGCCATTCTGTCTTGTGTAATATAGTGCTTTTAAGTGATTTATAATATTCGTGAATGTTtgtctgtctttccgctcgaggctcttATGTTTCTTTTTGCGCCTACGTTCGTATTCCTTGCTTAGTCTTTTGTTTAAAGCGGTCTCGatcgcctcaagggtgaggaagcgagtagagtttccatagcctgggggcgtaggagttctcaggcttgtTGTCTcttggcccttaaggggctcgaggtgcctcaactactcgaccgtgcaaggtttactaagtagggaCGGAAAAATTGCTTAGTTTGTCAGTGCTTGGGGGGgatccccctgctagcccccgagggggtgttgactatgatgtgtcatagttggtactcccttttaACGTCTAGGCTTTAACCCATAAAAAAGTAAGTTACTTGAGGGAAAGATCATATTtatgcattcattcataaggcTTTGATCCAGAATGTGTATGGGAACATAAAGCCTtggaattctaggggtagaatcgacgtagctattcgatgttccatgcgttggtgaagatcgcgcctttttcgtccgccagcttgtacgttcctggctttaggacctcggccaccacgtatgggccctcccagggtggagtcaacttgtggcgtccttgattgctctaCCGCCGtcataggacaaggtcgcccacatttagatctctcttgcgcacgtgcttgtcatggtagcgtcgaagcttctgctggtatctggcggagttgtggagggccatgtctcgagcttcctcgagttggtcgatcgcattctctcgagtttctttatttgattgctcgttgtatgctttgagtcgaggggacccatacttgAGGTCCGTCGGgagcacagcctcagagccatagaccatgaagaatggggtgtatttcgtggccctgcttggcgtagtccttaagctccataagaccgaggaaagctcctcgacccacttcttgccgaacttcttcaagcgattgtagatcctaggtttgagcccttgcaaaatcatgccattggcacactcgacctggccgttagttcgagggtgggccactgcagaccagttgacacggatgtgatgctggttgcagaagtccaagaactttttgccagtgaactgagtgccgttgtcagtgatgatgacgttggggatcccaaaccggtggatgatgtcggtgaagagaaggacggcctgctcggagcggatgttggtgatgggtcaagcctcgatccatttggagaatttgtcgatggccaccaacagatggatgtaccctcctttcgccttctaTAGAGGTcccactaagtcgagcccccacaccgcaaacggccacgtgatggggatcatttggagagcgtgggcgggcagattcgtctgcttggcgtagaattgacacccatggcatgagcgtacgagctcgatggcatcagctacggccgttggccagtagaagccttgtcggaaagcgttccctacgagggtccgtggagcagcgtggtgaccgcaaacccccgagtgtagatcctcgaggagttttcggccttcttctatggtgatgcaatgtTGCAAGATCCCCGTCAGGCATCGCCGATATAGCTCCTTGTCGTCGCTGTAGATTACaaatgatttggcccgtcgagcgatacggcgggcctcggatcgatcttctagtAGCttgcagcggattaggcagttgaggaatggcgtgcgccagtcaaacggtcgatcgggccgctgttccacctccattacctcagctgccattagtagcgcttcgacggcgtcggtttgctgggcaggagcggcttcgacaccagcccccgagcccaagtcgacgggcggctcgtgtagatctctcgagaacgcgttAGGCAGGACCGTGCCTTGTGTCGACGCAatcttagcgagttcgtcggccacctcgttgtagcgtcgggcgacgtggacgagttcgaggccgtggaacttgtcctcgagtcgatggacctccttgcagtacgcctccattttcgggtcgtggcagtttgaggctttcatcacttggtcgatgacgagctgggaatcgcctcgaacgtcgaggcgtcgaactccaagctcgatggcgatctttaggccattgacaagggcctcgtattctgtgacattgttggatgcggcaaaatgaatcctgatgacatacctcatatgaacgcccaggggcgagatgaacagcaagcctgccccagctcccgtcttcatgagagacccgtcgaaatacatcgtccacagttcCGACTGAACCTGAGCCGGGGGGAGCTatgagtctgtccattccacgatgaaatccaccagggcttgtgacttgatagctttaCGGGGctcataagtgagggtctcactcatgagctcgaccgaccacttggtGATTCTacccgtggcctcccgactttggatgatctcgcccaaggggaaagacgagacgaCCGTGATAgtgtggccgaggaagtagtgctgcagcttgcgtcgggcgaggattatgGCGTAGATCAACTTATGGATAtgtgggtaacgcgccttggtctctgagagcacctcgctgatgaaatagaccggcctctagactggcagcgcatgccaatcctcctgcctctcgaccactaccgctgcactgacgacctaggtcgtcgaggcgacgtatagaagcagaggttctgcgggttgcagcgggactaggactggtgcagaggttagtgttttcttcaagttatcgagggcttcctcggcctctggggtccaagagaaacgctcgactttcttcaaaAGTCAATATAGTGTCAACGCCTTctctcccaacctcgagataaaacgactcagcgccgctaagcatcccgtgactctttgcacgcccttgacgtctcggattggccccattctcgtgatggccgagactttcttggGGTTGGTGTCAATGCCGCACAGGGAAatgatgtaacccaggagcatgcctcgaggtacgccgaaaacgcacttctctaggttgagcttgatctggttggcgcgcaaACAGCCAaaagcaatctcgaggtcctggatcaggtgtccccgttgctttgacttgacgacgatgtcgtcgacataggcctcgaccattgaccctatgtgcttgccaaagacatggagcatgcagcgctggAATGTTGCTCCCgcatttcgaagcccgaacggcatggttacataacaatacatcccaaaaggcgtaatgaaagatgtcacgagctggtcggactctttcatttttatttgatggtaaccagagtatgcatcaaggaaagaaagggtttcacaacctgcagtagaatcaacaatttgatcaatacgtggtaatgcaatgggaacttttggacatgctttatttaaactcgtataatcaacacacatcctcattttcccaatctttttcttaactaatacaggatttgctaaccagtcgggatggtgaacctccttgatgaatccggccgtcaaaagcttgtggatttcctcgccaatgatattgcgcttctcctcgtcgaagtgGCGCagccgttgcttcactggcttggaaccggctcgaatttccaaggagtgctcggcgacttccctcggtatgcccggcatgtccgagggactccatgcaaacatgtcgacgttcgcatggagaaagtcgatgagcacggctacctatttggggtcgaggtcggcgctgatcatcagcgccttgccgtcagagttgttggggtcgagcgggatcttcttggttccttctgccggctcgaagctgcccgcgtggcgcttgggctctggagcctcagcggccaaggcctcgagcttcgagatgagctcggtggaactctcgactgcttccccatactcgaccCATTCGACGTCACACTCgtatgcgtgctcgaaggaggagctgacggtgatgacgcctttgggaccgggcatcttcagcttcaactaggtgtagttggggatagccatgaatttggtgtagcccgggcgcccgatgatggcgtggtatgtgcctcggaaccccaccacctcaaaggtgagggtctcctttctgaaattggctgtcgtgccaaagcagaccagtaggtcgattcgacctaccggcaacgccttcttccctggtacgacgccgtggaatccaccggcgcttggctggagctgcgccctgttgatgccgaggaggtcgagggtctcgaggtagatgatgttgaggctgctgccgccgtccatcagcacatTCGAAAGTcgagtgtt encodes:
- the LOC110432655 gene encoding RNA polymerase II degradation factor 1-like; amino-acid sequence: MAKRLKVGATSRDSGSSDPRPPTGAESAPPSPLAEQRRKEEKEREQEKRHQPQEEQQPLPTGGEVGWPSAGPQLEELLEQDRRQEPQEPQEQQQQRGQQSEEPLEPPPHGLKDELLATQVEARSIKTQLEGEVALNGRLRTAISDLSTSWELEPIDESREEA